In the genome of Hymenobacter cellulosivorans, one region contains:
- a CDS encoding ferritin-like domain-containing protein, with protein sequence MSKIITSGGDEAEFAKPLYVPIKRRSFFMYAGATAGATALLLSGCDDDDDDTVSTPGMVNLGSGDVGVLNYAYALEQLEAAFYARVKASPASDFSNTEKDYFNQVAAHEAIHRDFLKAAINRDAPGKIIADLNPNFDSIDFTKRTAVLNAARTFEDLGVQAYNGAGKYLKTAAYLVIAGQIVSVEARHAAYVRDLISNGSFADDSIVDAATGLDKALEPVDVIAAAQGFIKEKLDATNVGK encoded by the coding sequence ATGTCTAAGATCATCACTTCCGGTGGAGATGAGGCCGAGTTCGCCAAGCCCCTCTACGTTCCGATTAAAAGACGTTCCTTCTTCATGTACGCCGGTGCTACGGCTGGCGCTACCGCCCTGCTGCTCTCCGGCTGCGACGATGATGACGATGACACGGTATCTACGCCAGGTATGGTTAACCTGGGCTCAGGCGACGTAGGCGTGCTCAATTACGCCTATGCTCTGGAACAGCTCGAAGCTGCTTTCTATGCCCGTGTAAAGGCCAGCCCGGCCAGCGACTTCTCTAACACGGAGAAAGATTATTTCAACCAGGTAGCCGCCCACGAAGCCATTCACCGCGACTTCCTGAAGGCTGCAATTAACCGCGACGCCCCGGGAAAGATCATTGCCGACCTGAACCCCAACTTCGACTCTATCGACTTCACCAAGCGGACTGCGGTGCTGAACGCCGCCAGAACGTTCGAGGATCTGGGCGTGCAGGCCTACAATGGCGCGGGCAAGTACCTCAAAACGGCCGCTTACCTGGTAATTGCGGGCCAGATCGTATCGGTAGAAGCCCGTCATGCGGCTTACGTGCGGGACTTGATTTCCAATGGCAGCTTCGCCGACGACTCCATCGTGGATGCCGCCACCGGCCTGGACAAAGCTCTGGAGCCCGTCGATGTTATTGCTGCGGCCCAAGGCTTCATCAAGGAAAAGCTCGACGCAACCAACGTCGGCAAGTAA
- a CDS encoding ferritin-like domain-containing protein: protein MNIFRIIEQLSEVDSDALGRFDSRRAVFKTLGETAKKGALAAAPVFVASLFQKAYGQTTAPSVVEVLNYALTLELLEEDFYAKMIAAGQVPAGAPAAAIALIKKHETAHVTLLTNTIKALNGTPVAGKKFDPAKFPADYTTQLAFAQALEDTGVRAYKGQAGNLMGKMAGTTSLLQVALQIHSVEARHAAHIRTMRAQTPWIPTADSSLPAPLGPVYTGAIPESNVTQSGVNLTTQLGTTYTANDAAASFDEILTMAEVLDSSRAGGLVV, encoded by the coding sequence ATGAACATATTTCGCATCATCGAGCAATTGTCGGAGGTAGACTCTGACGCACTTGGCCGCTTCGACTCCCGCCGCGCCGTTTTCAAAACCCTGGGCGAAACTGCCAAGAAAGGCGCCCTGGCCGCCGCCCCGGTTTTTGTAGCTTCCTTGTTCCAGAAAGCCTACGGCCAGACTACCGCTCCCTCGGTGGTGGAGGTTCTCAACTACGCTCTCACTCTGGAGCTGCTGGAAGAAGACTTCTACGCCAAGATGATTGCCGCCGGTCAGGTGCCGGCCGGAGCTCCCGCTGCCGCCATTGCCCTGATCAAGAAGCACGAAACGGCCCACGTAACGCTGCTCACCAACACCATCAAGGCCCTGAACGGTACGCCCGTAGCCGGCAAGAAATTCGATCCTGCCAAGTTCCCCGCCGACTACACCACCCAGTTGGCCTTTGCTCAGGCCCTGGAAGATACCGGTGTGCGGGCCTACAAAGGCCAGGCTGGTAACCTGATGGGCAAAATGGCCGGTACCACCAGCCTGCTTCAGGTAGCCCTGCAAATTCACTCGGTAGAGGCACGCCACGCCGCCCACATCCGCACCATGCGGGCTCAGACTCCCTGGATTCCCACTGCCGATTCGAGCCTGCCGGCTCCGCTGGGCCCGGTTTACACCGGCGCTATTCCGGAAAGCAACGTCACGCAGTCGGGCGTAAACCTGACTACGCAGTTGGGCACGACCTACACGGCCAACGACGCGGCCGCTTCGTTCGACGAAATTCTGACGATGGCCGAAGTGCTGGATTCGTCCCGCGCCGGTGGTCTGGTAGTATAA
- a CDS encoding ferritin-like domain-containing protein codes for MRDHEVIHREFFRQLIGSTALPNLEFNFTSINFTTRAGVLAAARTFEDLGVAAYNGAAKLFTSKANLVLVGKIASVEARHAAFIRDLVQPANPFDEVVGASGLGAVLTPTQVLAAAAVFLPYTILSSGLPTA; via the coding sequence GTGCGCGACCATGAAGTAATTCACCGTGAATTCTTCCGCCAGCTCATTGGCAGCACCGCTCTGCCAAACCTCGAATTCAACTTCACCTCCATCAACTTCACTACCCGGGCTGGGGTGCTGGCCGCAGCACGCACGTTCGAAGATCTGGGCGTGGCAGCTTACAACGGGGCCGCCAAGCTGTTTACTTCGAAGGCCAACCTGGTTTTGGTCGGCAAGATTGCCTCAGTGGAAGCCCGGCACGCTGCCTTCATCCGGGACTTGGTGCAGCCTGCCAACCCTTTTGACGAAGTCGTCGGGGCCAGTGGCCTAGGCGCCGTCCTGACGCCGACGCAGGTGCTGGCCGCCGCCGCCGTCTTTTTGCCCTATACCATTCTTAGCTCCGGGTTGCCAACCGCCTAA
- a CDS encoding ferritin-like domain-containing protein: protein MNILQLLADLAAVDSESYQRLSGRRGALASLGQTGRRAVAAAVPLAFGTMLTKAYGRRSNTVLDAFTLALTLEYLESEFYKQALASGLVFPGNSKAVFQQIYQHEQDHVAFLQETLRISGVTPPAKPLFDFTGSKNGKQAALFPTVFQDFATFLKVAQLLEDTGVRAYKGQADTLITDNDLLEAAIRIHAVEARHAAHIRNLRRAQGANVRAWVSSADEVITTAGVTDAVYADEHLDRQQLPVADGKIPFFPTDTTQIVTTTPEKAKISIGEAFDEPISSTTASTIAALFIYS from the coding sequence ATGAACATTCTCCAACTGCTCGCTGATCTTGCCGCCGTTGACTCCGAGTCCTACCAGCGCCTCAGTGGGCGCCGGGGGGCGCTAGCCAGTTTGGGCCAAACGGGCCGCCGGGCCGTGGCCGCAGCCGTGCCCCTGGCATTCGGCACTATGCTTACCAAAGCCTACGGCCGCCGCTCTAACACGGTGCTGGATGCCTTCACGCTGGCCCTGACGCTGGAATACCTGGAAAGTGAGTTCTACAAGCAAGCGCTGGCCTCGGGTCTGGTATTTCCCGGCAACTCCAAAGCTGTATTCCAACAGATTTACCAGCACGAGCAAGACCACGTGGCGTTTCTGCAGGAAACGTTGCGCATCTCGGGCGTCACGCCGCCGGCTAAGCCTCTGTTCGACTTTACCGGCAGCAAAAACGGGAAGCAGGCCGCCTTGTTTCCCACGGTTTTCCAGGACTTCGCTACGTTCCTCAAAGTAGCCCAGCTGCTGGAGGACACCGGTGTGCGGGCCTATAAGGGCCAGGCCGACACCCTCATTACCGATAATGACCTGCTCGAAGCCGCCATCCGCATTCATGCCGTAGAAGCCCGGCACGCAGCCCACATCCGCAACCTGCGGCGCGCCCAGGGAGCCAACGTGCGGGCCTGGGTGAGCAGCGCCGACGAGGTGATTACCACCGCTGGGGTTACCGACGCGGTGTATGCCGACGAACATCTGGACCGGCAGCAGCTGCCCGTTGCCGATGGCAAGATTCCCTTCTTCCCCACCGACACCACCCAGATTGTAACCACCACCCCGGAGAAAGCAAAAATCAGCATCGGTGAGGCTTTCGATGAGCCTATCAGCTCTACCACGGCCAGCACCATTGCCGCGCTGTTCATTTACAGCTAG